The genomic DNA GCGAGGCCGGTACGAGATCGAAGCCGCGCACCGCGTGACCCGCCTTCACGAGGTTGGCCGCCATGGGCCCGCCCATGTTGCCGAGACCGATGAACCCGATGGTCTGTGCCATCCCGTCCTCCCTTGATTGTTGTCCCTCGCGTCTCCCACCCGCGTCCTCGTCCTGAGCCGACGAAGCGGGCCTCGAAGGAGGGCTCCAGGGATCACAGCGGCTCCTGGAGCCCTCCTTCGAAGCCTACGCTTCGTCGGCTCAGGACGAGGGTCTGGGTGGGAACGTGCGACGCGTCATCACACCGGCCCCGTGCGCGCGTCCGAAAAAACCGGCGCCGCCCGCTTCTCCAGCCAGCGGGCGATCCGCGCCGGGTCGACCGCGTCGAGGGTCGGCGGGGTCCAGCGCGGGCTCTTGTCCTTGTCGATCACCGCGGCGCGGATGCCCTCGCGGAAGTCGCCCTCCGCCAGCAGCGCCAGCGAGGCGTGGAACTCGCGCTCCAGGCAGGCCTCCAGGTTCGGCGCGCCGCGGCCGAGGCGCAGGAGGCACAGCGTCAGGACGAGGCTCGACGGCGCCTTGGTCAACAGCGTTGCCCGGGTCGTGGCGGCGAAGTCGGAGCCGTCCGCCTCGAGGGCCGAGAGGATCTCGTCGACCATGTCGAAGGAAAAGCAGCGGTCGATCACCGCGCGGTGCGCGACCAGGGGCGCCGGGCCGGCGTCCTGCGCGGACCGGGCGATCACGTCCCGCACGCCCTCCTGCCCGGCATCCGGATCGAGCGCCAGGAGGTCGTCGATGAGGTTGGGCAGCCTCGCGGACGGGACCATGACGTCGGCCAGGCGGCAGAAGATCGCGTCGGCGGCGCCGACCGGCTCGCCGGTCAGGCCGAGATAGGTGCCGATCTCGCCGGGCGCGCGCGGCAGCAGCCACGTCCCGCCGACATCCGGCAGGTAGCCGATGCCGGTTTCCGGCATGGCGACGCGGGAGCGCTCGGTGACGATCCGGTGCGATGCGTGGCCCGCGAGCCCGACACCCCCGCCCATGGTGATGCCGTCCATCACCGCCACGAACGGCTTCTCGTAGGCGGCGATGCGGGAATCGAGCCTGTACTCGTCGCGCCAGAAGGTCTCGGCGAAGGCGGTGCCGGGATTGTCGTAGAGGGAGCGCAGGTCGCCGCCGGCGCAGAGGCCGCGCTCGCCCTCGCCGGTGAGCAGCACCGCGGCGATTCCGGGATCCGCCGAGAACTGGTCGAGCGCCCGGTCGATCTCGCCCACCATGCCATGCGTCAAGGCGTTCAGGGCCTTC from Methylobacterium radiotolerans JCM 2831 includes the following:
- a CDS encoding enoyl-CoA hydratase/isomerase family protein, with the translated sequence MSDVIVERVGALGRLRLNRPKALNALTHGMVGEIDRALDQFSADPGIAAVLLTGEGERGLCAGGDLRSLYDNPGTAFAETFWRDEYRLDSRIAAYEKPFVAVMDGITMGGGVGLAGHASHRIVTERSRVAMPETGIGYLPDVGGTWLLPRAPGEIGTYLGLTGEPVGAADAIFCRLADVMVPSARLPNLIDDLLALDPDAGQEGVRDVIARSAQDAGPAPLVAHRAVIDRCFSFDMVDEILSALEADGSDFAATTRATLLTKAPSSLVLTLCLLRLGRGAPNLEACLEREFHASLALLAEGDFREGIRAAVIDKDKSPRWTPPTLDAVDPARIARWLEKRAAPVFSDARTGPV